From the genome of Anopheles merus strain MAF chromosome X, AmerM5.1, whole genome shotgun sequence, one region includes:
- the LOC121590552 gene encoding uncharacterized protein LOC121590552: MEKKIKAVQLKKRIAVENIKSLERFQAEYSTDDAKQIPEALEDLEKHKEGFFAAVSKLEELDDSDTMIEACIMERIDIEERCRKLKSFLREHQPKEEGSLNETTGLASSTLAFGRPHAPNLRLPKIELPTFDGDQTKWLSFRDRFIAMIDASAELPSIAKLQYLLSSLKGDAALPFEHTPLTADNYSVTWAALLKRYDNSRLLIREYYRKLHYLPGVQSVCVDKLTHLVDEFTRFVNGLVKLKEPVDSWDTPLSNMLLMKLDRETLLLAWEKHSVHFTKDKYKDKIAFVQDRIQILKSTNNFFDSTAQVSVRVRRSSPITQLSSFYRQGGSAPPVNVVSSKRLCWNCLSSTHQVRACKSDYSCRTCRERHHTLLHHTPPRTVTMAAHSDEDKVFLETANVQVKDDYGNLFEARALLDSGSMSNFISDDTASEGFDRRNGAVENSILCYGDGFSGIGNAISSHPHFTYGHLIVENAGRGIS; encoded by the exons atggaaaagaaaatcaagGCAGTGCAGCTGAAGAAGAGGATCGCCGTGGAAAATATAAAGTCGCTGGAACGGTTCCAGGCAGAATACTCTACCGATGATGCCAAGCAGATTCCAGAGGCGTTAGAGGATTTAGAGAAACATAAGGAAGGGTTCTTCGCCGCGGTTTCCAAACTGGAAGAGCTCGACGACAGTGACACAATGATCGAAGCTTGCATCATGGAAAGGATCGACATCGAGGAACGCTGCCGCAAGCTGAAATCTTTTCTTCGAGAGCATCAACCGAAGGAAGAAGGTTCCCTTAACGAGACGACAGGTTTGGCATCATCTACGCTTGCGTTTGGTCGACCTCACGCGCCAAACCTACGCCTGCCAAAAATTGAGCTGCCAACGTTCGATGGAGACCAAACAAAATGGCTTTCGTTCCGTGATCGGTTTATAGCCATGATCGACGCTTCTGCCGAGCTACCGTCTATCGCCAAACTGCAATACCTGCTTTCTTCGCTCAAGGGGGATGCAGCATTACCCTTCGAACACACACCTCTAACGGCAGACAATTATTCAGTGACGTGGGCAGCACTTTTAAAACGGTACGATAATTCTCGTCTGCTAATACGTGAGTATTATCGTAAATTGCACTATCTTCCCGGAGTGCAATCGGTGTGCGTGGACAAGCTAACCCACTTGGTGGATGAGTTCACCCGTTTCGTCAACGGACTGGTGAAGCTCAAGGAACCGGTCGATTCATGGGACACACCACTATCCAACATGCTCCTCATGAAACTGGATCGTGAAACGTTATTATTAGCTTGGGAAAAACACTCCGTGCACTTCACCAAGGATAAGTACAAGGATAAGATTGCATTCGTGCAAGATCGAATCCAGATCCTTAAATCGACCAACAATTTT TTCGATTCAACAGCCCAAGTGTCCGTTAGAGTGCGCAGAAGCTCACCCATTACGCAGCTGTCCAGTTTTTATCGGCAAGGAGGTTCAGCACCGCCGGTAAACGTCGTCTCATCGAAGCGGTTGTGCTGGAACTGCCTAAGCAGCACACATCAAGTCAGAGCGTGCAAATCTGACTATTCGTGTCGTACGTGTCGTGAACGCCATCACACTCTCCTGCATCACACGCCACCTAGAACGGTCACAATGGCAGCACATTCTGACGAGGACAAAGTGTTTTTGGAAACAGCAAACGTCCAGGTCAAGGACGATTACGGCAATCTCTTCGAGGCAAGGGCCTTACTCGACTCCGGTTCCATGTCGAATTTCATATCCGATGA TACAGCAAGTGAAGGGTTCGATCGTCGCAACGGTGCAGTCGAAAACTCAATCCTTTGCTACGGAGATGGCTTTTCTGGTATTGGAAACGCCATCAGCTCACATCCCCACTTCACCTACGGACATCTCATCGTGGAAAATGCCGGACGTGGCATTAGCTGA
- the LOC121590561 gene encoding uncharacterized protein K02A2.6-like — protein sequence MLKTLNLLQQQMAQQQQILNEFLQQRLLSHGAATTSFSHEQIIDSLSRNISKFRFDTDTGITFKNWYSRYVDLFQKDAARIDDAAKVRLLLRKLGAAEHDRYLSFILPSRPSDFSLEQTVEKPSTLYDYQESLLSKRFRCLQLVKKRNEDHLSYACRINKAAVEFELGKLNEEDFKCLLFVCGMKDETDTNIRTRLLAKIEDHSMTLQQLAAECSRLGNLKKDSAMIETPGNDRVLAVNLKTPYPQKKFHYASKSNPSKPCWLCGGTHWVRDCRYQAHQCTICSRTGHKEGFCKTANRQKYNKPKYKKQGKTQTRVVTVNVHSVQQRRRYITIAMNGTPVRLQLDTASDITVIDREAWKKIGSPTLSPPAVVARSASGTNLALDGEFVCKASIISAAKYEVLNSRRKERGKNVFLEFSKEPDFVRKETSLLL from the exons ATGCTGAAAACGCTAAATTTGCTTCAACAGCAAATggcccagcaacagcagatCCTGAATGAGTTTTTGCAGCAACGCCTTCTAAGTCACGGCGCTGCAACAACCAGTTTTAGTCATGAACAAATAATTGATTCCTTGTctcgaaatatttcaaagttCCGGTTCGATACGGACACGGGAATCACGTTCAAAAACTGGTACTCACGCTACGTAGACTTGTTCCAGAAAGATGCTGCTAGGATCGACGACGCTGCGAAAGTCCGGTTATTGCTGCGGAAACTGGGAGCTGCCGAGCATGACCGTTATTTGAGCTTCATCCTGCCAAGCCGCCCGTCCGATTTTTCGCTCGAGCAAACGGTGGAAAAGCCGTCAACCCTCTACGACTACCAGGAATCGCTGCTGAGTAAGCGATTCAGATGCCTGCAGTTAGTTAAGAAGCGGAACGAAGACCATCTAAGTTATGCCTGTCGAATCAACAAGGCGGCCGTTGAATTCGAGCTCGGCAAGCTCAACGAGGAGGACTTCAAATGCTTGCTATTCGTCTGTGGTATGAAGGACGAGACTGATACAAACATACGAACGCGCTTGCTGGCGAAAATAGAGGACCATAGCATGACGTTGCAACAGCTAGCCGCCGAATGCAGTAGATTgggcaatttaaaaaaagacagTGCGATGATCGAGACACCGGGAAATGATCGAGTTTTGGCAGTGAACCTGAAAACGCCCTACCCtcagaaaaagtttcattatgCCTCAAAATCGAATCCTAGCAAACCATGTTGGCTCTGCGGAGGTACACACTGGGTGCGTGACTGCAGGTATCAAGCGCACCAGTGTACGATCTGTTCCAGAACGGGACACAAAGAGGGTTTCTGCAAGACAGCAAATCGCCAGAAATATAATAAGCCGAAATATAAAAAGCAAGGCAAAACGCAGACCAGAGTGGTTACGGTGAACGTGCATAGTGTTCAGCAACGTCGCAGATATATCACTATTGCGATGAATGGCACGCCCGTCCGTCTGCAGCTTGATACGGCATCTGACATCACAGTCATTGATCGTGAAGCCTGGAAAAAGATTGGCAGTCCGACATTATCACCACCAGCAGTGGTTGCACGATCAGCTTCTGGCACGAATTTGGCACTAGACGGGGAATTTGTATGCAAGGCCAGT ATAATTTCTGCTGCCAAGTACGAGGTACTAAATTCACGTCGCAAAGAACGTGGCAAGAACGTTTTCCTAGAGTTTTCCAAGGAACCGGACTTTGTAAGAAAGGAAACGTCTCTTTTGCTATAA
- the LOC121603574 gene encoding uncharacterized protein LOC121603574 — MFPDSQIAAKLEMGRTKLAYLITFGLTPYFTNEIFKQLDVCSEIVIGFDETLNKVSQRQQMDVSVRFWNENKEQVECRYIGSAFLDSSRAVDLLNGLKQCTERKPALLNNVIQLSMDGPNVNWRLMKDLCEELRNLRGVPSFDLLNIGSCGLHAIHNAFKNGMKHTEWNIDEFLTSLYYLFKDFPLRRADYKETTGSNLFPLKFCPIRWVENLNVAERASKMIPYLKVYVAAVKNQRDKKLKEGHHSFKRSFAAVAQSRPFALIEKTISDEMLSPKLAFFISSAGCVEPFLREFQCDAPMAPFLFDELSSITHSIMSKVLKSEYLNVKAKAITNIELKDNNTLPTSQVDIGFGVKAAIKTIMTSGKISEKVILQFKNDCKAYYIAFLTKICDRSPL; from the coding sequence ATGTTTCCGGACAGCCAAATTGCCGCCAAGCTCGAGATGGGACGCACAAAACTTGCGTATCTAATAACTTTTGGTCTGACACCTTATTTCACAAACGAAATATTTAAGCAACTTGATGTATGTTCCGAAATAGTAATTGGTTTCGATGAAACATTGAACAAAGTTTCACAACGCCAACAGATGGATGTTAGTGTGAGAttttggaatgaaaataaGGAACAGGTAGAATGTCGATACATTGGATCAGCGTTTTTAGATTCTTCTCGTGCAGTTGATCTCCTTAACGGATTGAAACAGTGCACAGAAAGAAAGCCTGCTCTACTGAATAACGTGATTCAGCTAAGCATGGACGGACCGAATGTAAATTGGCGTTTAATGAAGGACTTATGCGAAGAACTTCGAAATCTGCGTGGGGTACCATCTTTTGATTTATTAAACATAGGTAGTTGCGGCTTACATGCTATTCAtaatgcttttaaaaatgGTATGAAGCACACTGAATGGAACATTGACGAGTTTTTGACATCCCTCTATTATTTGTTCAAAGACTTTCCGTTGCGCCGTGCAGATTATAAAGAAACTACCGGATCCAATTTATTCCCACTGAAATTTTGTCCTATTCGATGGGTTGAAAATTTGAATGTGGCTGAGCGTGCATCTAAAATGATTCCTTATTTGAAAGTCTATGTGGCTGCGGTCAAAAACCAACGTGACAAAAAACTCAAGGAAGGTCACCATTCTTTCAAAAGGAGTTTTGCTGCAGTTGCTCAGTCTAGGCCATTCGCTTTAATAGAAAAGACCATTTCTGATGAAATGTTGAGCCCAAAACTtgccttttttatttcctcaGCTGGATGTGTGGAACCCTTTTTGCGAGAATTTCAATGTGATGCTCCTATGGCgccatttttgtttgatgagTTATCTTCAATTACCCATTCTATAATGAGTAAGGTTTTAAAATCGGAATACTTAAATGTAAAAGCTAAAGCGATTACCAATATTGAGCTCAAAGATAACAACACACTACCGACATCGCAAGTTGATATAGGCTTTGGAGTCAAAGCGgcaattaaaacaataatgaCAAGTGGAAAAATATCTGAAAAGGTGATCCTTCAGTTTAAGAACGATTGTAAAGCTTATTATATtgcatttttaacaaaaatttgtGACCGTTCTCCACTGTGA
- the LOC121588022 gene encoding uncharacterized protein LOC121588022 codes for MELIDNLHFVATPESVYRQLRNRRLQPQESALRYLFDMQRIAGQADIPDSELIPIVIDGLGSPSITSSLHFMPLTMEDFRKKLKLFESCRHLRAIKPPSADIPAPMNSRMERPQPSQEPVRCFNCSRFGHLQSACSKPKRPPGGCFRCFQTGHVYRNCPERRANATVEGGISSEDTLGTNQEGVL; via the exons ATGGAGCTGATCGACAACCTTCATTTCGTCGCTACTCCTGAATCTGTGTACCGCCAACTCCGCAATCGTCGGCTGCAGCCCCAAGAATCTGCCCTCCGCTACCTGTTTGATATGCAGCGCATAGCTGGCCAAGCCGACATCCCTGATTCGGAACTGATCCCGATCGTCATCGACGGCTTGGGAAGCCCGTCAATTACTTCAAGCCTGCATTTCATGCCCCTCACGATGGAAGATTTCCGGAAGAAGCTGAAGCTTTTCGAGTCTTGCCGTCATCTTCGAGCCATCAAGCCCCCTTCCGCTGATATTCCGGCCCCGATGAACAGCCGTATGGAACGGCCCCAACCGTCGCAGGAACCTGTCCGCTGCTTCAACTGCTCCCGATTTGGACACCTTCAGAGTGCCTGCTCCAAGCCGAAGCGCCCACCCGGCGGATGTTTCCGCTGTTTCCAGACTGGGCACGTCTACCGCAATTGCCCTGAACGTCGGGCCAACGCCACTGTTGAGGGCGGTATTAGCTCGGAGGATACTCTCGGCACAAACCAAGAG GGAGTCCTGTGA